The genomic segment GCGTAAAACCTTTAAACCAGAATTAATAACTTTGGTGAAGAAGTCTACATCTTCTAACCCCCAGCCTAGGATTGATGTATCAAAACCTCCAGCTTTTAGTAAATCGCTCTTAAAAACACAGGTGGTTCCAAAGCCATAATCACGCCAAAAGCCACTTTTCTTGGTGAGCACAAAGTTGTTTTCACTTGAGGCTTTTTCACCATACACAATCTTAGGGCTGTATTGGCTAAAGATAACAGGAAAATAGACCTGTCTCCCTTGAATAGCATTATCTCTGCAGCGCTGCAGAGCATCACCACTAAAGATTAGATCAACATCGCAGAGGAACAGTAAAGTGTCATTATCAAGCTGTGATGAACCCAGCTCTAGAGCCAGCCCTCGTGAGAAATTTCCTGTCATGGGGATTAAAGACATTTCAGCTTTAGGATACTTTCTCTTATAGTCCATTATTAAATGAATATgcttttttatattcttattgTTTACATTGTCCACCAGAATGATGCAGAGCTGAACATTTTGTTTAGGTATCAAACACACTTTCTCAAAGTTCTCCATAAACCGAATAAAAGTGCCATAGCGACCAGACAGTGGGACAAGAATGCTGATCTTTTTCTGGCTTTGCTCCCACATTTCTCTTGTTGACTCATAGAACTGGAAAGGTGACAAAAACTTCAGAGAGTTGGATAGGAATGACAGGGATTGGGATTCAGAGTTGATGGCAGCCATAAGTTCTGACACATTTAGATCTTCAGCTTCACTAAAGAAAGGCCGGCTGAAGGACTGTTGAAGGTAAGCGTGCCGCCTCACAGGCAGAGTTATTTTACGtcccttgtgttttttgtaCAGAAGCAACAAGTCTAAGATGTATTCCGCACCATGTATTGGATCCACCCTGTAGTAGCCATACTGAATCTCTTTAAAGTCAATTACATGGCCACGTGTCTTTGAATTTTCATTAATCATTTCCATGACCTCTAGTATAATATTGTCTTCAAGGGCAGTGCGAAGCAATTTTCCAAGGCTTTGCCTAGCCATCTTGTTTTCAACGGCAGAATAAATATGTTGGCCTGTCAGGAAATCCCACTCAGTGACATCATTTCTCTCACTGGGCACATAGCGCATGTAGGAAGGTGGCGAACCCAGCTGTTGGTCCTCccacagtatttctgtatcACTAAGATAACTCATATGTAGGCCTTCACGGTGGAGTAGGATTGTGCGGTAACGGAGCCTTGAAATCTCACAGCTGAGCATGAAGTTGTGGAGCCGGTACTGGTAGGCAGGACTTTTGTTGGGATGGAGCGTAATGGCATTGTGGATCTTGCGACTGTGAAGTTCTTCAATGAAGCCTTTTTTGTTGTGTTCATAGTTTTCGTAGAACAGTTGCTGCATCTACGGAAAGAATTTAAAAGTAATAAGAGTATGGATGTCCAAGCATCAGTACACACAACATTCTTGACTAGAGCTGGATGATATATATCATTAGCAATTCAAATTTGCTAAACGACAAgacaatttttttctttcaacaaacaaacaaaagacattCCATGTCCTAATTGCTGGCCTTGGTAGCTGGGGATTGGTCTGCCATGGTCTCCGTCCTGGCTGCCACCCAGCACACACTGCACTTTACACTGCCCCTCTGCTGTAGAGCCCCCCCCCCAACTTTTATGTCTTTAAAATACTTGTAAAAACTAAATGTCTAAACCTACCTACCCCCAAAATGTCCTTGTTTTCTTAgaagaaataataatataacaaatagttttaaagtgtttttgtggATATTTTGTTGACTCCATGTACATATAGGGGATATTCACATACTTCACTGAAGAGGTATGTGCCACCCTACCTACACTTCTTGCCCCTCCTTTGCCTCCTCATCTGAAGTTTTCTAGATCTGCCACATGCTAACAATCTGGAACACAATGCAACCAAGTGCATTTTACTGATTTGAAACCTACTGATACCATTGTGATATCCAAGagccctctctcgctctctcacacatatacacacacacgcagattCAAGTCTTACCTCATAAGACCATACACACTGTGTGCCTCCAAAGCGTCGTACACAACGCCCTACTTCCACATCCTCATGGGTAGTGTACATCTCCCTTAGACAGGTACTGATATGAGGGACCATCCTGCGTAGCACCTCTCTACTAAAGATCATCCCAGGACCTCCCATGCAAAAGTTTTCTCCAGGTTCTAGAGCCAGTCGTCCTAATTCTTCAGCTGTGCCCAGCCCTGTCTGGCCAAGGTAATGGGGCTGACTGCTGTTGAGTGACCGCAAGAACAATTCCAGCTTCTCACCTAGCACAAAGTGAGTTGTAAGAAATAACTGTTATCAAAAATGGTCAACTGTATGTATTCTAGACATGTGTATGGGTGCAGTCTTTATCTTCCAGCAGCACAACCCActgtttttttcaaaacactCTTATTACACTTTGTAGCTGGATGAAAAATATTAACATCTTAGCAACTTGTACAATCATAGTTTTGGTTGCTTAAAATGAGACTACATTAATTTATCTCAGTAATTTCAAAGAGATGTTGTTTTCACTAAAGCAACACAATGTTGCATAATGCATAACATGTTACATTTTACtgtgacaaataaacaaactgcACTGGCATCAAATTCAATCCCAAAATAAGCACCTCTTATATAAACATCATCATCTGCCCGCATGAACCACTCGTATTTATCCAGGTAATGGTCATGGATGTACTTTAGCATCATGAATGATTTCTTCTGTGGTGGATAGGAATCATCAACACCTGCCAGTGAAACCACAGGGAGGGGAGCAGGCGCGTGGACGGTCCCAGACCCAGCGCTCGAGAAGAACTCCACCTTCCCGGGTATAGAAGCCGCCCATGTCTCATACGCAGCCTGTGCTCGAGACGTCAGGTATTTTTTGGCTGTCATCACGCCAACATAAATGAAACGCTTTGGTTTCCTTTGGGCTCTGCCTAAATGTCCGCTGCTGTTCTTCGCACTGAATAGCCTGTTCTCCTGCGGACTGTCCAGATCTTTGACTGACACGGACTTCCCGTGGATGTCAGCACCTATAGCAACGGCGGAGTCACTGTAGTACAAACACATGGCAGATCTTTTCCTTTTACTTTCCAGAACCTGAGGTAAAATGAGCCAAGAGGACGCTGTGAATCCGAGAAAGACGCCAAAGATCACGGTCGTCCACGATCTTCTGGACTTAACAGCCATTTCGTATCCTACGAAGAGTACAGTTCTGCGGTTAACGGGGACTAAATGTATGATTGCTGACGCTGTAAGGGTGGTGCTAATCTGTGAAGCACACTATTCCTATGGAGCACTAGTGTCTGACTGATGTGGAAGACGAAGTTTCCGTTTTAGTAGCATAAGGCACGCAACGGGGCATTTCCTTCACAACATTAAGAAACATGTTAGCCTGTCCCCAGCCGTTCCAGGACGTCTGTACTGAATATTTGTATTTCAGTTTCTTTGGGGGTTAAATGATTTTGTCCTCATCTGGGACCGCTATCTTGTCGTCATTCTGTCGTccatcaacaaaaacaaattcacttccAGTCGTATTTccttttcagaataaaagcaaatGTCCATAAACTTGCAGCaatagttgttttgtttttttgttcgttTTAATAACAACCAACTGCTTAACCACGACATGCAAATTACAACGGTGTATAAAAGGTTCAAAATTTATCATTGGTCTAAGGAGtaacaaatataacaaaatgtCAATACTTTTGTTTTGAAAGTTTCATTTACTCCAACAACTTTTAAAAGGATGgctaatacaaaataaaagctttatcACCGTAGACTGACGAGTcatacaaatatatattttctatgGTATTTGACTCTCCTAGTGCTCATGCATTTATACGACCTTACCACGCCACAATTTTATAACCATCGTTTCACAATAAAACCGCAATATTCCAATTGGTTAGGCTGAAAAATACACGCATTATCAGCTTTCATACCACGCGGTCCGTTTCATTCGCGCAGAACCGGTCGCCTGTTAAATGGAATGGTCGAGGCGCTGGGATCTGATCTCCTTTCAGCGGATCTAGGTTAAAGTAGATCGGTTAAATGGAGGAGTCGCGTCATCTCCGTTTACTCCAATGGgcctttttcctctttctttctttctttctttctttctttctttttttaaactgcaattGCGGATCATGGAGCCTCGTAATAGTTCCGGTGTTCCAGGTTAAATGGTTTTTATATTAACTGGTTagatttgtttacatattccactctcAGTGTTTCAGATGTTGGATCCGCAGATTCGTCATTTTTACTGAATGGGCttctctgtctgtcagtgttTGACAAGATTCATTCCTTTTAAATTCCGTTTGGCATTTTTAAATCAGATCAGGCAGTCTGAGGGCAAACACAAGATGCTGCAGCTCTGCCCTGAGGAACAAGCTACATTTGCTGATTTTGTGCGGAATATTGCCATAACATCACGTTACATAGAGCAGCAGCTGCCCACGTTAAATTTTGACATCACCAAGTAACGTTTGCGTGTTTCCCGAGTCAGTCAATTCGAGGGTCCGtccaggggggaaaaaaaatatttgctcGTTTTTTATGTTATAGAAAGACAGAGGTAGGAGACAGGGCAGAAGACttttcaattaaaaataataataataataataataataataatttcattgTTGCCTGAAGATAATATTTGCATGAGCTGGAGATGGAAACCTCTTGTCAAACCGCATGACAcactgacagagagagaagacCGTTCGGTAAAAATGACGAATCTGCGGATCCAACATCTGGAACTCggagagtggaatatgtaaacaaatccAACCAGTTAACCTGGAACACCGGATAGGTTTTCTGTATTTAATCTATCACAACACCTGTGGCTCTCACAGATTTAAATATATTAATCTTCCTTACTGTATTAGGTTgatgttaaaaaatataattattaaaaaatagtCACTTTATTTTCCACTCAGATTATGTAGTTTTGATtaaagtttttgtgttttgttaagAAAAGCCAAGCACTATGCCTTCCCGTTCCTCATAAAGCAGTCTCAGTCTTAACCACATACTATCCTCACAACTGCTTACTTGATTCATATTATGTGGCAAAGTAGCTTTTTCTGTCAAGCTATTGGCAAGCTACAGAACCAATGCAGATGGGGAAAATGATCATAGATGTTCAGTTGTAGAATCAAATCTGTGAAGTAAACataccaaaacaaacaaaaatagaaaacacattgaatgtgtttaaaattgtttcttCTTATATATCTtctcatatttattttatttccacagGAAAAAGTGAATTATGAAAAAACACCGAAAGTCTGTTGAATGTAGAGTCCATTGTTTTTGAGCTTatttaaaagacaaaagaatgctgtactcataaatatacatagattaaatggtaaatggacttttTCTCATATAGCGCTTTGCTACTCTCCTGGAGCACTCAGAGCGCTTTATACAGAATGTCACATTCACAGAAACACATTCTTCTatgcttttaagtgtttttgaGCTAACATTCACACCCCGAAAGATAATACACGAGAGAGCAACTTTGGGTTAGTATCTAGGATgtcccaaggatatttggcatgcagccatggatcaaaccaccaaccttcctaTCAGTAGATGTCCTGCTCTACCACccgagctacagccaccccagatTAGCATGCAATTACATCTTCCAAGAAAATTGATGCACCTTCATAAACTTTGAATTAATCCATCAAAAATACATAGCAATGTGGAAGCCGCCACATTGCCCTGCAGTTCTGAATACAGTGGAAGAGACGACAACACTCTGCATATGTAGCACACAGTACTATTGTTGGAGTTACTTGTTGTTAGCAGATTAGACACTACAATCTCTGGATAGCTGAAAATGAGTCAGCTGAACAACTGGATATATTTTTCGTCATTATTTTTTCTGGTCATTTAGATATTTCACAGTAGTTTTTAGAGGTCCTAGCACACACAGGGAGACGTTGATGTTTGTTTGAAAGTCAGCACGGAATTTAAATCGTACTGTCAGTTTGAAGAAAAAGAGTCACAGGACAGTctggaaaagagaaacaaaatcaGTCACGATAAGTGTAGTTGACCAGTTATAATAAAAAAGCATTATGACAATATGTGAAATGACTATTAGTTAGAGAGCCTATCTCAGCTGACATACAGCAAAGGCAGGGTACATCCTGGATGGGTTGCAACTCAtaggctaacacatagagacagacgacctttaattaaattatttagaGTTTTGCTCCTAGGATGGGTTAATAACATACAGCTAAGTTAAATTTTAAAGTATTAACTAACAACAAGCTTAGAGACATGCCTTGCACAGCATAAAAATTAACCTTGTAActtttataaattattaaaccCGATGATTAAAGTAATATtattaaattcagatttttcaTGTCTAGAAAAGAAAACTATCAAATACTGTTGCAGGGACTCTGAGTGTTGAACAATATAAAAAGTGACGCCATAATACGACCCATGCCCCGGAAAGTACAAGGTACTTACTATGTAATTATGTCattgtttcctgtaaaaacctGACTTGTCACTTGATATTAGGCACAATTACAGGGTACTTACGCCTTAGTTGCATGTCTAACAGTGTcatcatttcagtgtttcctgtaaaaaccCGACTTGTTACGGAAAATTACATGTGGTTACAGGGTACTTACACCCTAGTTGCAGGTTGTATTAACACATGGTAAACATCCAGGGAAAACAGGAGCTGTGCAAATACACAGAACAGAAGAAGCCAGGGTTTCACTGTGTAGCTCAATAATTCAGCAAAGATTGACTGCCAGCTGAATTGCCAGAGGGGGAACCCTGGATTAGTCATGCCCATAAATGCAGACAACAACATCAACTGACAGAGAAGaagcgagaaagagagagataacCAAAATGGAGAGACAGATGGAGAACAAACTGGGCAAAACCAGCCAGGGAGAACTGAGGGGCTATCTGTTTTAGAGCATTAGGCTGTTATACCTCATGTTGAGATTAGCGTCCTTGTTTCTCCACAAAATAACTGCAGAAAACAACTTCTGTGTTCACTGAGAATGCCCTAAATTTGAGTTGACAAAATTCCTTAGAACTGAAGCAGTAATTTAGCTTGAAACATAAAAATGGAAGAACAATCTTTGATTTCCAAAATTGAATGTCTCATTACTCCAAATGATATCTCCTGAAAAAGAAGACGTAGCTATTTTTAAATGACCAACTTAACAACCTTTATCTTTATAAAGGCAAAAGCTCAAATGTGAGCTCTAGAAGGCAATGGTTAGCAGAGGGAGACCAAAGCACAGCTTATTCATTTTGTCTAGAACAACAAGAAGCACAATTTCATTCCATTAATCTGCAGCTTACTGTTTACTAGCAGATTACTCTTTTGCCTTTTACAGCAAACAATGCAATTCCATCTACTCACAATGAGGTTTCCTTTATTTTATGattaatgttaatatttatttattgaacacataaataaatgtgaTGCTCCACTTACTCTGATTAAAGtcaaaatgcatatttaaaatctaaaaaaccAACAACTCTCTAGGTTTAGGCTGTTTAAGTGTTGAATTTTAAACATCATTCTCTGATTTGCTGACAACAGAGACTATACATACAATTTATTGAGCAAGAAATTTTACCTGGGGCCTTATTACATTAAAGCTTCTACCACTGGGATATTACTTCTACCCCCGTTATCTTTTAGAATAATTATATCAATAGaattaaatgtaaaagaaaaaaacattttctttttctgtttttattccagTATATCGTGTAAGTTTTAATTATGCTATTATGAGTCCTTGGTTTGTATTGTATATTTCGTTTGTGTTCCTGTTCTGTGTAGATGAGACGTACTCATCATGTGTTTCTAATGGGATGGTGTTTTGCGGCAGGTGGCAGCAGAGTCAAAGTGTTGTTACACAACCCTCAGAAAGATGCTGTTGATGCCGCATCAATGACGTCACATACTTGGTCACCAGTATTTTGACAATGGGAAAAGTTTATCGTTCTGGCGAGGAACGTTGTAGACATCTGAGAAAACGATTCGACTAATGCGCTTTCCACtacttatttttaattttaatttcagtttatgATTTATTTCTTATGCGGTTTCAGGGGGataacacttttttcttttcttgtcttttttttaactactgGACATATCTGCCTTAAACACCGAAGGACGGACCGACAGCCGTGTTATGATCGTGTTTTGCTCATAGAGAAGGTAATGTATTGTACTGATCTGTGTGATATTTTTATGTAATAACTGTAAATGACTGGACAAGAATCTGCTATAGATAAAGTTAAAATATTTCTGAACGACGATATTTGATATTTGGCAAGCGATCCAGATGTTAAATTTTCTTTTAAGATcttcacataaaaaaaatacataaaatgtttttgtttgttttttcagtgtagCTCTTCTGGTAGATTTGAACTTTATTCCTGTTGTGCTTTCAATTTGGACGTCTTTCATAGATGTAAATGCTGTTGGGTTTTTGCAATCTTAAACTCTAGATTTGAACTATATCTTGCAAAAGGAGGACAAAAAATAGTGACCGAGAGATTTGATAATAATCTATAATAATTTGCATCTCTCAAAATCACCCATCTCCATATTTTGGTGGTTTaaaccaccaactgcaaaggtTACTAGCTGTAAACACTGAGTAATGGTCAGAT from the Oreochromis niloticus isolate F11D_XX linkage group LG7, O_niloticus_UMD_NMBU, whole genome shotgun sequence genome contains:
- the LOC100694211 gene encoding chondroitin sulfate synthase 3; this encodes MAVKSRRSWTTVIFGVFLGFTASSWLILPQVLESKRKRSAMCLYYSDSAVAIGADIHGKSVSVKDLDSPQENRLFSAKNSSGHLGRAQRKPKRFIYVGVMTAKKYLTSRAQAAYETWAASIPGKVEFFSSAGSGTVHAPAPLPVVSLAGVDDSYPPQKKSFMMLKYIHDHYLDKYEWFMRADDDVYIRGEKLELFLRSLNSSQPHYLGQTGLGTAEELGRLALEPGENFCMGGPGMIFSREVLRRMVPHISTCLREMYTTHEDVEVGRCVRRFGGTQCVWSYEMQQLFYENYEHNKKGFIEELHSRKIHNAITLHPNKSPAYQYRLHNFMLSCEISRLRYRTILLHREGLHMSYLSDTEILWEDQQLGSPPSYMRYVPSERNDVTEWDFLTGQHIYSAVENKMARQSLGKLLRTALEDNIILEVMEMINENSKTRGHVIDFKEIQYGYYRVDPIHGAEYILDLLLLYKKHKGRKITLPVRRHAYLQQSFSRPFFSEAEDLNVSELMAAINSESQSLSFLSNSLKFLSPFQFYESTREMWEQSQKKISILVPLSGRYGTFIRFMENFEKVCLIPKQNVQLCIILVDNVNNKNIKKHIHLIMDYKRKYPKAEMSLIPMTGNFSRGLALELGSSQLDNDTLLFLCDVDLIFSGDALQRCRDNAIQGRQVYFPVIFSQYSPKIVYGEKASSENNFVLTKKSGFWRDYGFGTTCVFKSDLLKAGGFDTSILGWGLEDVDFFTKVINSGLKVLRSQEPGIVHIYHPVNCNSSLEQKQYKMCLGSRASAFASAVQLAEMWLEKHIEVGYNRTSS